The following coding sequences lie in one Miscanthus floridulus cultivar M001 chromosome 9, ASM1932011v1, whole genome shotgun sequence genomic window:
- the LOC136483941 gene encoding agamous-like MADS-box protein AGL80 — translation MARKKVNLRWISNNATRRATYKRRYQALTKKAGELVTLCGIKICIVVYGDGLATLEVWPSDAEAKKLLKKFKDMPDVGSFKKIQNQEEFLHSCTVRLHEQVSKLDHGNHERETLVLLYDSLDGCCPGLVGTTKDELISLREMVETKMSKAKAQLQELVVEQGAPPEPL, via the coding sequence ATGGCACGCAAAAAGGTAAATCTCCGGTGGATCTCCAACAATGCTACTCGGCGTGCAACGTACAAGAGACGCTACCAGGCCTTGACGAAAAAGGCTGGTGAGCTCGTCACACTCTGTGGCATCAAGATCTGCATAGTGGTATATGGTGATGGCCTAGCCACACTAGAGGTGTGGCCCTCTGATGCAGAGGCCAAGAAACTCCTCAAGAAATTCAAGGACATGCCAGATGTTGGTAGCTTCAAGAAGATACAGAATCAAGAGGAATTCCTCCACAGTTGCACGGTAAGGCTCCATGAGCAGGTGAGCAAGTTGGACCATGGGAATCATGAGCGTGAGACCTTGGTCCTCCTGTATGATAGCTTGGATGGATGCTGCCCAGGCCTCGTTGGCACCACCAAGGATGAGCTGATTAGCCTTAGGGAGATGGTAGAGACGAAGATGAGCAAAGCCAAAGCACAACTCCAGGAGCTTGTCGTTGAGCAGGGAGCCCCGCCAGAGCCATTGTAG